Genomic DNA from Paenibacillus sp. MBLB1832:
ACTGCCGCTGCGCGGTAAAATTTTGAACGTTGAAAAAGCGCGCTTGGATCGCATTTTATCCAACACGGAAATCCGCGCGATGATAACGGCTTTCGGTACGGGGATTAGCGATGATTTTGATATTGCCAAAGCTCGCTATCACAAAATTATAATCATGACAGATGCTGACGTGGATGGTGCGCATATTCGTACCCTGCTTCTCACCTTCTTCTACCGATACATGAAAAAATTGATTGAAAGTGGATTTGTTTATATTGCGCAACCGCCGCTCTTTAAGCTAGAGCGTAATAAAACGATCCGCTATGCGTACAACGAGAAACAGCGTGAAATCATTATGCAAGAGTTCGGTGAAGGAACAAAAGTCAATGTTCAACGTTATAAAGGACTTGGCGAAATGAATCCTGAACAATTGTGGGAGACGACCATGGATCCAGAAAGCCGTACGCTGCTGCAAGTTACGATCGAAGATGCGATTGAAGCAGATACGCTTTTCGACTCCTTGATGGGCGATAACGTAGAGCCGCGACGCGATTTCATCGAGGAACACGCGAAATATGTGAAAAATTTAGATATCTAACGTCGATCGAGACGTTGCCAACGATGTAAGCTTTCAGGAGGAACATTCATGAGCGAAGAATTACATTCGCAAGTCAAAGAAATTGACATTTCGACCGAAATGCGTACATCCTTCTTAGACTATGCGATGAGTATCATTGTCAGTCGTGCACTGCCAGATGTTAGAGATGGTCTGAAGCCTGTTCATCGTCGTATTTTGTTTGCGATGTCTGAACTAGGCATGTCTCCAGATAAGCCATATAAGAAGTCCGCAAGAATCGTTGGTGAAGTTATCGGTAAGTATCATCCACATGGAGATACGGCTGTTTACGAGACCATGGTGCGGATGGCACAAGATTTCTCCCTGCGTTACATGCTTGTAGATGGCCATGGTAACTTTGGATCCATTGATGGCGATATGGCGGCAGCTATGCGTTATACCGAAGCTCGTTTATCGAAAATTGCTATGGAGCTTCTTCGTGATATCAATAGAGAAACGATTGATTATGCGCCAAACTATGATGGTGAAGAAAACGAACCTGTGGTTCTTCCTTCCCGGTTCCCGAACTTGCTTGTTAACGGGAGTTCAGGAATTGCCGTAGGCATGGCAACGAATATTCCTCCGCATAACCTCCGAGAGGTTATCGAGGGCATTCAGATGATGATCGCGAATCCAGATGTAACACCAATGGAATTGATGACCGCAATCAAAGGGCCAGATTTCCCGACAGCTGGATTTATTCTTGGTCGCGAGGGAATTCGACAAGCCTACTCCACGGGCCGTGGCTCTGTTACAATGCGTGCTAGAACGGTCATCGAGGAGAATAACAATAAGGCAAGAATCATCGTGAATGAGCTGCCTTATCAAGTGAATAAAGCAAGATTAGTAGAGAAGATTGCTGAGCTTGTCCGTGAGAAGAAAATTGATGGAATTACAGACCTTCGCGATGAGTCAGACCGCAATGGTATGCGTGTTGTAATCGAGCTTAGACGCGATGTCAATCCGAATGTCGTCTTGAACAACTTGTTTAAACAAACAGCCATGCAATCCAATTTCGGTATTATTATGCTTGCGCTCGTTAACGGAGAACCGCGAGTATTGAATCTCCGTGAGATGCTGCACTACTACCTCAAGCATCAACAAGAAGTGATTCGTCGCAGAACTGAATTCGATTTGCGCAAAGCGGAAGCGAGAGCGCACATTTTAGAAGGATTGCGAATTGCGCTCGATCACCTAGATCAAGTTATCGCATTAATTCGTTCTTCGCGAACAACGGATGAAGCAAGAGAAGGACTCATGTCGACATTTAGTCTGAGCCTGGATCAAGCACAAGCCATTCTCGATATGCGTCTACAGCGCTTGACTGGCTTAGAGCGGGAGAAGATCGAAGCGGAATATGCAGAACTCATGAAGAGAATTGCTGAGCTTAAAGCAATTCTGGCCGATGAGCAGCTGATTCTAGCGATCATTAGCGAAGAACTTAATGAAATCAAAGAGAAGTTCGGAGACGAACGACGCTCTGAAATTACGGTTGGGGAAGAAAGCATCGAAGATGAAGACCTAATTCCACGTGAAGATGTGGTTGTAACAATTACGCACACGGGTTACATCAAGCGTCTTCCAGTTACGACGTATCGCAACCAGAAACGTGGTGGACGTGGTATTGTCGGTATGGATACGAAAGATAACGATTTCGTGGAACATTTATTCGTAACGAATACGCATCATTATCTGATGTTCTTTACGAATAAAGGGAAAGTCTATCGTTTGAAAGCTTACGAGATTCCAGATTTGAGCCGTACAGCTCGTGGAACACCAATCATTAACCTGATCCAGATCGAACAAGGGGAAACGATTAATGCGGTTATCCCAGTTGAAAGTTTCGAGACTGATCAGTACCTCTTCTTTGCTACGAAGCAAGGGGTTGTAAAGAAAACACCTATTGACGATTACTCGAATATCCGTAAGGGTGGGCTAATTGCCATCAACTTACGCGAAGATGATGATCTGATTGGTGTGAAGCTGACGGACGGTAACCAGGGAATCATCATGGGAACTCGTTATGGGATGTCGATTCACTTCCCTGAGCAAGATGTCCGTTCTATGGGCAGATCGGCTACGGGTGTGAAAGGTATCCATTTGGATGAAGAAGATGTTGTCATCGATATGGACGTTGTTCATGAGGATAACAGTGTGCTTATCGTAACGTCCAAAGGCTTCGGTAAACGGACACCAGTTTCCGAATATCGGATTCAATCACGTGGTGGTAAGGGTATCAAAACCTTAAACGTCACAGATAAAAACGGCCCAATCGTCGGTCTAAAAGTCGTCCAAGAAGACGAGGATCTCATGATTATTACGGCGTCAGGAACAGTAATCCGTACTAGCATGGATGGCATTTCTATGATGGGACGTAACACCCAAGGTGTGCGTCTAATTAATATTCGTGAAGACGACGAAGTCGGTACGCTTGCTCGCGTGCAGAAGAATGAAGAGCAGAACGAGACAGAAGAAGACGGTGACTGGGAAGAAACTACAGAATCTACCGAAACAGAGTGATAAAATCTAGGGATGGGGCTTACAAACCCATCCCTTTTCCTATACAATATGAAGTATATGAAATAGTAAGGTGAGTGAATGACGTGCCGACAGTAGCTGTTTCGCAACTAAAATCGGGTGAGAAATTAGGCGAAAACGTAATAACAAAATTAGGAAATATTCTGCTTAATAAAGGGAAAGTCATTCAGGAACGTGAGCTCGAAATTTTGAAAGCATTTCTCATTCCGTCGGTCCAAATTGAATCAAAGAACGGCAGCGAAGCCGATAAAGCGATGGAAGAAGTAAAGCCGAAAGAAACGGAGACAGTCCATCCTTTTTATATGGAATATTCCAATATGATAAAGTTGCTCAAAAGAGTCTTTTTACTTGCAAATGGTGGACAGCCACTTCCCATCTTAGAAATTCGAACAGGCCTCGAAGCACTAATACGTCATATTGATGCTTACAAAGTTCTTACTTTTACTCCCAAAAATCGCACACTGCATGATTATATTTATCATAAAAGTATATTGGTTAGTTTAACTTCTTATTCGCTTGCTGTATGGGCGGGACTTCCTCAGAAGGATCTAGTACAAATTGCATTGGCTGGGTTGCTTCACGATATAGGCACTAGTAAAGTAGATCGTACACTTTTGGAGAAGAAGAGCCCTCTTAGCCCAGTGGAAATGGATGAGATCAAACAACATACATTGATTGGGTATCAAATATTGAAGAACATGTCGGGGATTAACGAAGGGGTTAAACTAACGGCTCTTCAACATCATGAACGAGAAGATGGCTCTGGTTATCCATTAGGTGTTAAGTCCGATAAAATTCATTTGTATGCTAAAATCGTTGCAATCGCGGATATTTATAATGCCATGACCAACGAGAGGTACTATAAGCCTGCCCACTCACCATATGTTGTGTTAGAGCAGTTATTGACAGAGTCTTTCGGTAAACTAGATCCTACGCTTGTTCAAGTCTTTATGAATAAATCAACACAAATCAGCAACGGAACGCTTGTAAAATTAAGTGATAACCGTGTCGGTGAAATTATCTTCTCCGATCGTTCACATCCGACTCGACCTTGGGTAAATGTGAATGGAACAATCGTTAACTTGACCGTCGAGCGGAACTTATTTATTCAAGATGTAATTGGCCATATTTAAAATAGTCAGACCAGCAAAACCCTAATGATGATTAGGGTTTATTTTTTCATGATCTAAAACTTGCATTCGTAGGTTAGATTTGTTATATTACTCCTTGTTGCTTCGGGGATATCCAAAGAACGAAAGATATTTTTTAAAAAGTTCTTGCAATTGGATAGGCTGATGTGCTATATTAATCAAGTCGCCTTTGAAGGGCGACATGCTAATGAGAAAGAAATTGATCTTTGAAAACTGAACAACGAGTGAGTAAGCAAATTGGTTGAGCAATCAACCATTAATGAGATTATTAATCTCGCTAGCATCAAAATGAGCAAGTCATCTTTCTATTATGGAGAGTTTGATCCTGGCTCAGGACGAACGCTGGCGGCGTGCCTAATACATGCAAGTCGAGCGGATCACACCTTCGGGTGTGGTTAGCGGCGGACGGGTGAGTAACACGTAGGCAACCTGCCTTCAAGATCGGGATAACTATCGGAAACGATAGCTAAGACCGGATAGCTGGTTTTCTCGCATGAGAGAATCATGAAACACGGAGCAATCTGTGGCTTGAAGATGGGCCTGCGGCGCATTAGCTAGTTGGTGAGGTAACGGCTCACCAAGGCGACGATGCGTAGCCGACCTGAGAGGGTGAACGGCCACACTGGGACTGAGACACGGCCCAGACTCCTACGGGAGGCAGCAGTAGGGAATCTTCCGCAATGGACGCAAGTCTGACGGAGCAACGCCGCGTGAGTGATGAAGGTTTTCGGATCGTAAAGCTCTGTTGCCCTAGACGAACAGCAGGGAGAGTAACTGCTCTCTGTGTGACGGTATAGGAGAAGAAAGCCCCGGCTAACTACGTGCCAGCAGCCGCGGTAATACGTAGGGGGCAAGCGTTGTCCGGAATTATTGGGCGTAAAGCGCGCGCAGGCGGTCATTTAAGTCTGGTGTTTAATCCCGGGGCTCAACCCCGGTTCGCATTGGAAACTGGATGACTTGAGTGTAGGAGAGGGAAGTGGAATTCCACGTGTAGCGGTGAAATGCGTAGAGATGTGGAGGAACACCAGTGGCGAAGGCGACTTTCTGGCCTATAACTGACGCTGAGGCGCGAAAGCGTGGGGAGCAAACAGGATTAGATACCCTGGTAGTCCACGCCGTAAACGATGCATACTAGGTGTCAGGGGTTTCGATGCCCTTGGTGCCGAAGTTAACACAGTAAGTATGCCGCCTGGGGAGTACGCTCGCAAGAGTGAAACTCAAAGGAATTGACGGGGACCCGCACAAGCAGTGGAGTATGTGGTTTAATTCGAAGCAACGCGAAGAACCTTACCAGGTCTTGACATCCCGATGTAACACCTAGAGATAGGTGCCCTCTTCGGAGCATTGGAGACAGGTGGTGCATGGTTGTCGTCAGCTCGTGTCGTGAGATGTTGGGTTAAGTCCCGCAACGAGCGCAACCCTTGATCTTAGTTGCCAGCACTTTGGGTGGGCACTCTAGGATGACTGCCGGTGACAAACCGGAGGAAGGTGGGGATGACGTCAAATCATCATGCCCCTTATGACCTGGGCTACACACGTACTACAATGGTCGGTACAACAGGAAGCGAAGCCGCGAGGTGGAGCCAATCCTTATAAGCCGATCTCAGTTCGGATTGCAGGCTGCAACTCGCCTG
This window encodes:
- a CDS encoding HD-GYP domain-containing protein, with product MPTVAVSQLKSGEKLGENVITKLGNILLNKGKVIQERELEILKAFLIPSVQIESKNGSEADKAMEEVKPKETETVHPFYMEYSNMIKLLKRVFLLANGGQPLPILEIRTGLEALIRHIDAYKVLTFTPKNRTLHDYIYHKSILVSLTSYSLAVWAGLPQKDLVQIALAGLLHDIGTSKVDRTLLEKKSPLSPVEMDEIKQHTLIGYQILKNMSGINEGVKLTALQHHEREDGSGYPLGVKSDKIHLYAKIVAIADIYNAMTNERYYKPAHSPYVVLEQLLTESFGKLDPTLVQVFMNKSTQISNGTLVKLSDNRVGEIIFSDRSHPTRPWVNVNGTIVNLTVERNLFIQDVIGHI
- the gyrA gene encoding DNA gyrase subunit A yields the protein MSEELHSQVKEIDISTEMRTSFLDYAMSIIVSRALPDVRDGLKPVHRRILFAMSELGMSPDKPYKKSARIVGEVIGKYHPHGDTAVYETMVRMAQDFSLRYMLVDGHGNFGSIDGDMAAAMRYTEARLSKIAMELLRDINRETIDYAPNYDGEENEPVVLPSRFPNLLVNGSSGIAVGMATNIPPHNLREVIEGIQMMIANPDVTPMELMTAIKGPDFPTAGFILGREGIRQAYSTGRGSVTMRARTVIEENNNKARIIVNELPYQVNKARLVEKIAELVREKKIDGITDLRDESDRNGMRVVIELRRDVNPNVVLNNLFKQTAMQSNFGIIMLALVNGEPRVLNLREMLHYYLKHQQEVIRRRTEFDLRKAEARAHILEGLRIALDHLDQVIALIRSSRTTDEAREGLMSTFSLSLDQAQAILDMRLQRLTGLEREKIEAEYAELMKRIAELKAILADEQLILAIISEELNEIKEKFGDERRSEITVGEESIEDEDLIPREDVVVTITHTGYIKRLPVTTYRNQKRGGRGIVGMDTKDNDFVEHLFVTNTHHYLMFFTNKGKVYRLKAYEIPDLSRTARGTPIINLIQIEQGETINAVIPVESFETDQYLFFATKQGVVKKTPIDDYSNIRKGGLIAINLREDDDLIGVKLTDGNQGIIMGTRYGMSIHFPEQDVRSMGRSATGVKGIHLDEEDVVIDMDVVHEDNSVLIVTSKGFGKRTPVSEYRIQSRGGKGIKTLNVTDKNGPIVGLKVVQEDEDLMIITASGTVIRTSMDGISMMGRNTQGVRLINIREDDEVGTLARVQKNEEQNETEEDGDWEETTESTETE